Proteins from one Listeria weihenstephanensis genomic window:
- a CDS encoding right-handed parallel beta-helix repeat-containing protein: MVLINVKDIGAIGDGKADDTDKIILAISILRKSSWEGLEGGGTLFFPAGKYKVTKTIRIVNHGIDIVGEQAVNTLIIPSDNFVGDTVFDFTFYGAETEWDWSYIRNNKVRNLGFLGKNSSLLENPPDMIRMDKGYDLNRFESLYFEDIFSTAIKLINTTKIAPTETVGQGTTIQDVMIVNKAVSLSKATKPLISMENQNECYLNTIKILAGDKSWSQYPKRTGVQLAGCQGITIRANSFSIMESPAIFITTAKTDYQTQCKGIFIEANTFEDIKAEAISVLGEPDTTTSEGEILRYNKMENVVISENRHYGLKATYPIKLNYTVDAIIRDNIPISLGNEAWKTLVYNNQIQNILDKGTTTISHGAFDDSSLRSWTTQNDILINKFNPGVTLQEKAANQKFILKTGYKGIAKYGFDFKHIHSNGEEASILAWKDIVLSTDFMLKMNPRTALPAAKEDKQGALCFVKADATKGETKDSLYICMQDGGVGIYKWNKLM, translated from the coding sequence ATGGTTTTGATCAACGTGAAAGATATAGGTGCTATCGGGGATGGAAAAGCAGATGATACAGATAAAATTATTTTAGCGATTAGCATATTACGCAAATCTTCGTGGGAGGGTCTTGAAGGAGGAGGTACTCTATTCTTTCCAGCTGGAAAATACAAAGTTACAAAAACAATACGAATTGTAAATCATGGCATAGATATAGTGGGGGAACAGGCAGTCAATACGCTAATCATTCCAAGTGATAATTTTGTTGGAGATACCGTATTTGATTTTACTTTTTATGGTGCTGAGACTGAATGGGACTGGAGTTACATACGAAATAATAAGGTTCGCAATCTTGGTTTTTTGGGAAAAAATAGTTCGCTGTTAGAAAATCCACCAGATATGATTCGAATGGATAAAGGTTATGACTTAAACAGGTTTGAGAGTTTATATTTTGAAGATATTTTTAGCACGGCAATAAAATTAATAAATACGACTAAAATAGCTCCAACGGAAACCGTAGGGCAAGGAACTACGATTCAAGACGTAATGATAGTAAACAAAGCGGTGAGTCTTTCTAAAGCCACAAAACCACTTATTTCGATGGAGAATCAGAATGAGTGTTATCTGAATACAATTAAAATACTAGCAGGTGACAAAAGCTGGTCGCAGTATCCTAAAAGAACTGGTGTGCAATTAGCTGGTTGTCAAGGTATAACGATACGAGCAAACTCTTTTTCAATTATGGAGTCTCCAGCTATTTTTATCACTACTGCTAAAACGGATTATCAAACGCAATGCAAAGGTATATTTATTGAGGCGAACACATTTGAAGATATTAAGGCAGAGGCAATCAGTGTATTGGGTGAACCAGATACTACAACAAGTGAAGGAGAGATCTTAAGATACAATAAGATGGAGAATGTAGTTATATCTGAAAATAGACATTATGGTTTGAAGGCGACATACCCTATTAAATTAAATTATACTGTAGATGCTATTATTCGTGATAACATTCCTATTAGTCTGGGTAATGAAGCTTGGAAAACACTTGTGTATAATAATCAAATACAAAATATTCTGGATAAAGGGACGACTACAATCAGCCATGGTGCTTTTGATGATAGTTCTCTTCGGAGTTGGACTACTCAAAATGACATCTTAATAAATAAATTCAATCCAGGGGTGACACTCCAAGAAAAAGCAGCGAATCAAAAATTTATATTAAAAACGGGTTACAAGGGAATTGCGAAATATGGCTTCGACTTTAAACACATCCATAGTAACGGTGAAGAAGCTTCCATATTGGCTTGGAAAGATATTGTTTTGTCTACCGATTTTATGCTTAAGATGAATCCTAGAACTGCACTCCCCGCTGCAAAGGAAGATAAGCAAGGGGCACTGTGTTTCGTAAAAGCAGATGCTACAAAAGGTGAAACGAAGGATTCTTTATATATTTGTATGCAAGATGGCGGGGTCGGCATTTATAAATGGAACAAACTTATGTGA
- a CDS encoding GNAT family N-acetyltransferase, whose amino-acid sequence MAEKTLQFRYAVQADIPLVLAFIKELADYEGMLDQVVATEVLLKEWLFEKEKAEVIIGEYDGEAVGFALFFHNFSTFLGRAGIYLEDLYVRPAVRGKGFGKAFLKRLAEIAVERGCGRLEWWCLDWNQSSIDFYVAMGAEPMEDWTVYRIAGDTLEDLAR is encoded by the coding sequence ATGGCAGAGAAAACGTTGCAGTTTAGATATGCTGTGCAGGCAGATATACCGCTTGTGTTAGCGTTTATTAAGGAGTTGGCGGACTACGAGGGAATGCTGGATCAGGTCGTCGCGACGGAAGTGTTATTGAAGGAATGGCTTTTTGAGAAAGAGAAGGCGGAAGTTATTATTGGGGAATATGATGGGGAAGCGGTTGGGTTTGCGTTGTTTTTCCACAATTTTTCGACATTTCTTGGACGAGCGGGGATTTATTTGGAGGACTTGTATGTTCGGCCAGCTGTGCGCGGGAAGGGATTTGGGAAGGCGTTTTTGAAGCGGTTGGCGGAGATTGCGGTGGAACGGGGATGCGGTCGTTTGGAATGGTGGTGCTTGGATTGGAATCAGTCGAGTATTGATTTTTACGTGGCGATGGGCGCGGAGCCGATGGAGGACTGGACGGTGTATCGGATTGCTGGGGATACGCTTGAGGATTTGGCTCGGTGA
- a CDS encoding PIN/TRAM domain-containing protein, translated as MLKWVIRICFMIIGGTIGVISLPELWEAVGVADIFVINNPYTDALVGALIFYLITFWAVKYVVAALNWLENGLTSTSNTVIIYGGLGLMIGLVLAFFAGNALTQTKIPILNSVVPIILTLVLGYLGFRVGISRRAEWGNLFANRGVKKKTPEEVKDEATAAREYKILDTSVIIDGRIADILATGFLDGTIVIPLFVLAELQHIADSSDTLKRTRGRRGLDILNRLQKEESIKVEMYEGDFEEISEVDSKLVKLAKVMQGKVVTNDYNLNKVCEFQNVAVLNINDLANAVKPVVLPGEKMTVLVVKDGKEHNQGVAYLDDGTMIVVEDGRKFINDTIQVEVTSVLQTSAGRMIFAKPA; from the coding sequence ATGCTGAAATGGGTCATTAGAATTTGTTTTATGATTATTGGCGGTACGATCGGCGTGATTAGTTTGCCTGAACTTTGGGAAGCTGTTGGTGTAGCAGATATTTTTGTCATTAATAATCCTTATACAGACGCTTTGGTTGGTGCACTTATATTTTATCTTATTACTTTTTGGGCGGTGAAGTATGTTGTTGCTGCTCTGAACTGGTTGGAGAATGGGCTTACGAGCACTTCTAACACAGTGATTATTTATGGCGGTCTGGGGCTTATGATTGGTTTGGTGCTTGCTTTTTTTGCGGGAAATGCATTAACGCAGACAAAAATTCCGATTTTGAATTCTGTTGTGCCGATTATTTTGACGCTGGTGCTTGGTTATTTGGGCTTCCGTGTTGGGATTAGTAGGCGTGCGGAATGGGGCAACTTATTTGCGAATCGCGGTGTGAAGAAGAAGACTCCTGAGGAAGTGAAGGATGAGGCTACAGCGGCGCGTGAGTATAAGATTTTGGATACGAGTGTGATTATCGATGGTCGGATTGCGGATATTTTGGCAACGGGTTTCCTTGATGGGACGATTGTGATTCCGTTGTTTGTTTTGGCGGAGTTGCAGCATATTGCGGATTCGTCGGATACTTTGAAGCGGACGCGTGGTCGTCGTGGATTGGATATTTTGAACCGATTGCAGAAAGAGGAATCGATCAAGGTCGAGATGTATGAGGGCGATTTTGAGGAGATTTCGGAAGTGGATAGCAAGCTTGTGAAATTGGCAAAAGTGATGCAAGGAAAAGTCGTGACGAATGATTATAATCTGAATAAAGTTTGTGAATTTCAGAATGTCGCGGTTTTAAATATTAATGACTTGGCGAATGCGGTGAAACCTGTCGTGTTGCCGGGTGAGAAGATGACGGTTCTCGTTGTGAAGGATGGTAAGGAGCACAATCAAGGTGTGGCTTATTTGGACGATGGAACGATGATTGTTGTTGAGGATGGTCGCAAGTTTATTAATGATACGATTCAGGTGGAGGTAACGAGTGTGTTGCAGACTTCTGCTGGTCGGATGATTTTTGCAAAACCGGCTTAA
- the gltX gene encoding glutamate--tRNA ligase, with translation MSETKKVRVRYAPSPTGHLHIGNARTALFNYLFARHNDGDFVIRIEDTDLKRNIENGESSQLENLAWLGMDWDEGVDKGGKYGPYRQSERQDLYNPLIEQIVAEGKAYKCYCTAEELEAEREEQKANSMMPRYSGKCRHLTAEQHAEKEAQGLEPSIRYAVQPGKTYTFNDMVKGDVSFESDGIGDFVIVKKDGIPTYNFAVAIDDYLMEMTHVLRGDDHISNTPKQLMIYEAFGWEPPVFGHMTLIVNESKRKLSKRDESIIQFIEQYKDLGYLPDALFNFIAMLGWSPEGEEEIFSKDEFIKIFDPKRLSKSPALFDTHKLTWVNNQYVKKLDLDQVVNLSLPHLVKAGVVSATADADELAWVRKLVALYHEQMSYGAEIVELSAMFFTDDVAFDEEEKEVLAGEQVPEVLAAFKEEMATIEPFAADEVKAAIKRVQKATGAKGKGLFMPIRIAVTGEMHGPELPQSIEVLGREKVVNRLENRLKEAK, from the coding sequence ATGAGTGAGACTAAAAAAGTGCGTGTTCGTTATGCGCCAAGTCCGACGGGGCATTTGCATATTGGGAATGCGCGTACGGCGTTATTTAATTATTTGTTTGCAAGACATAATGATGGGGATTTCGTGATTCGCATTGAGGATACGGATTTGAAAAGAAACATCGAGAACGGTGAGTCAAGCCAGTTAGAAAATTTGGCATGGCTTGGTATGGACTGGGATGAAGGCGTGGATAAGGGCGGTAAATATGGTCCGTATCGCCAAAGTGAGCGTCAAGATTTATACAACCCGCTGATTGAGCAAATTGTGGCGGAAGGCAAGGCGTATAAGTGTTATTGTACGGCTGAGGAGTTGGAAGCAGAGCGCGAGGAGCAAAAAGCGAACAGCATGATGCCTCGTTATAGCGGGAAATGTCGTCATTTGACTGCGGAACAACACGCGGAGAAAGAGGCGCAAGGTCTTGAACCGAGTATTCGTTATGCGGTACAACCAGGCAAGACGTATACATTTAATGATATGGTAAAAGGTGATGTATCGTTTGAATCAGACGGTATCGGTGACTTTGTTATCGTGAAAAAAGACGGGATTCCAACGTATAATTTTGCGGTAGCGATTGATGATTATTTGATGGAAATGACGCATGTGTTGCGTGGTGACGATCATATTTCAAATACGCCGAAGCAATTGATGATTTATGAAGCGTTTGGTTGGGAACCGCCGGTATTTGGCCATATGACGCTGATTGTGAATGAGAGCAAGCGTAAATTGAGCAAGCGTGATGAATCGATTATTCAATTTATCGAGCAGTATAAAGATTTGGGCTATTTGCCAGACGCGTTGTTTAATTTCATCGCGATGCTCGGTTGGTCACCAGAGGGCGAAGAGGAAATTTTTTCAAAAGACGAGTTTATCAAAATTTTCGATCCGAAGCGGTTGTCGAAATCGCCAGCGTTGTTTGATACGCATAAATTGACGTGGGTGAATAACCAATACGTGAAGAAATTAGATTTGGATCAAGTGGTGAATTTGAGTTTGCCGCATTTAGTGAAAGCAGGCGTTGTTTCGGCTACGGCTGACGCGGATGAGCTGGCTTGGGTTCGTAAACTTGTGGCGCTTTATCACGAGCAAATGAGTTATGGCGCGGAAATCGTGGAGCTTTCGGCGATGTTCTTTACGGATGACGTGGCGTTTGATGAGGAAGAGAAGGAAGTTCTTGCGGGAGAGCAGGTTCCTGAGGTTCTAGCGGCGTTTAAGGAAGAGATGGCGACGATTGAGCCGTTTGCTGCGGATGAAGTGAAGGCTGCGATTAAACGTGTGCAAAAAGCTACGGGCGCGAAAGGTAAGGGGCTGTTTATGCCGATTCGTATTGCTGTTACTGGCGAGATGCATGGTCCGGAATTACCGCAATCGATTGAGGTTTTAGGTCGCGAAAAAGTCGTGAACCGCTTAGAGAATCGATTGAAGGAAGCTAAATAG
- a CDS encoding Mini-ribonuclease 3: MAIVKDYKQLNGLALAYMGDSVYERHVRELLLSEGKTKPNQLHKTATQYVSAKAQAYILQAMYAQEFLTEEEDRIAKRGRNAKSHSVPKNTDLQTYSLSSAFEAVIGYLYLGDETERLNEWLDLAVKIIKEK; this comes from the coding sequence ATGGCAATTGTGAAAGATTACAAGCAACTGAACGGTTTAGCGCTTGCTTATATGGGTGACTCGGTCTATGAACGTCATGTGCGGGAGTTACTTTTATCTGAGGGGAAAACAAAGCCTAACCAACTTCATAAAACAGCGACGCAATACGTTTCGGCGAAGGCACAGGCTTATATTTTACAAGCGATGTACGCGCAGGAATTTTTAACGGAGGAAGAGGATCGGATTGCAAAACGTGGGCGGAATGCGAAATCACATAGTGTTCCGAAAAATACGGATTTGCAGACGTATAGTTTATCATCGGCGTTTGAAGCGGTCATTGGCTATTTATATTTGGGCGATGAAACCGAACGATTGAACGAGTGGCTAGATTTAGCGGTTAAAATAATAAAAGAGAAATAA
- the radA gene encoding DNA repair protein RadA has product MAKAKRSVKFMCQECGYESPKWMGKCPNCGAWNQMVEMLEPTKKGRSSFTHTEEPSAAVPITKITSDNEPRFLTQMPELNRVLGGGVVQGSMVLVGGDPGIGKSTLLLQVSAQLTTTGKRVLYISGEESVKQTKLRAERLLVTGDNLYVYAETNLEAIQQTIQHVKPDFVIIDSIQTVYHPDVTSAAGSVSQVRECTAELMRIAKGGNIAVFIVGHVTKEGAIAGPRMLEHMVDTVLYFEGERHHAYRILRAVKNRFGSTNEIGIFEMRDIGLVEVANPSEVFLEERLDGASGSTVVVSMEGTRPILVEIQALISPTMFGNAKRMATGMDHNKVSLIMAVLEKRVGLLLQNQDAYLKAAGGVKLDEPAIDLAVAVSIASSYNDKPTKSTDCFIGEIGLTGEIRRVSRIEQRVQEAAKLGFKRIFIPANNQGEWKIPKDVSIIGVTTLGDALSKALPK; this is encoded by the coding sequence ATGGCGAAAGCGAAGCGTAGTGTGAAATTTATGTGTCAGGAATGTGGATATGAGTCGCCGAAATGGATGGGGAAATGCCCGAATTGTGGGGCGTGGAATCAGATGGTGGAGATGCTTGAGCCGACGAAAAAGGGACGGTCATCGTTTACGCATACGGAGGAACCTTCTGCGGCTGTGCCGATTACGAAAATTACGAGCGATAATGAGCCGCGGTTTTTGACGCAGATGCCGGAGCTTAATCGGGTGCTTGGCGGCGGTGTTGTGCAGGGTTCGATGGTGCTCGTTGGTGGGGATCCGGGAATCGGGAAATCGACGTTGTTGTTACAGGTTTCGGCGCAACTGACGACGACGGGGAAACGGGTGCTTTATATTTCTGGTGAGGAATCGGTGAAACAGACGAAGTTGCGGGCGGAGCGGTTGCTCGTGACGGGGGACAATTTGTATGTGTATGCGGAGACGAATTTGGAGGCTATTCAGCAGACGATTCAGCATGTGAAGCCGGATTTCGTGATTATTGATTCGATTCAGACGGTGTATCATCCGGATGTAACGAGTGCGGCGGGAAGTGTGTCGCAGGTTCGGGAGTGTACGGCGGAGTTGATGCGGATCGCGAAGGGCGGCAATATTGCGGTGTTTATCGTGGGGCATGTGACGAAGGAAGGCGCGATTGCTGGACCTCGGATGCTCGAACATATGGTGGATACGGTGCTTTATTTTGAAGGCGAGCGCCATCATGCGTACCGAATTTTGCGGGCGGTGAAGAACCGGTTTGGGTCGACGAATGAAATCGGGATTTTTGAGATGCGCGATATTGGGTTAGTGGAGGTCGCGAATCCGTCGGAGGTTTTTTTGGAGGAACGGCTGGACGGGGCTTCGGGCTCGACGGTGGTTGTTTCGATGGAGGGCACGCGGCCGATTCTAGTTGAGATTCAGGCGTTGATTTCGCCGACAATGTTTGGGAATGCGAAACGGATGGCGACGGGGATGGATCACAATAAGGTGTCGCTGATTATGGCGGTGCTTGAGAAGCGGGTCGGATTGTTGTTGCAGAATCAGGATGCTTATTTGAAGGCGGCTGGTGGTGTGAAGCTGGACGAGCCGGCGATTGATTTGGCGGTGGCGGTGAGTATTGCGTCGAGTTATAATGATAAGCCTACGAAGAGTACAGACTGTTTTATCGGTGAGATTGGCTTGACTGGTGAGATTAGACGGGTTTCGCGGATTGAACAGCGTGTGCAAGAGGCTGCGAAATTAGGCTTTAAGCGGATTTTTATTCCGGCGAACAATCAAGGGGAGTGGAAAATTCCGAAAGACGTGAGTATTATTGGGGTGACAACGCTTGGAGATGCGCTGAGTAAGGCGTTGCCGAAGTGA
- the ispF gene encoding 2-C-methyl-D-erythritol 2,4-cyclodiphosphate synthase codes for MIRVGQGYDVHQLVEGRKLIIGGIEIPYEKGLLGHSDADVLLHTVTDAVIGAVGKRDIGHFFPDTDMAYKDADSAELLRVVWAEIEADGYKLGNIDCTIIAEKPKMAPYVDAMKVRIAELLHATPEQVNVKATTSEKLGFTGRGEGIASLAVVLLEK; via the coding sequence ATGATTCGAGTGGGGCAAGGGTACGATGTGCACCAGTTAGTGGAAGGCCGCAAGTTGATTATTGGCGGGATTGAGATTCCGTATGAGAAAGGTTTGCTTGGGCACAGTGACGCAGACGTGTTGTTGCATACGGTGACGGACGCGGTGATTGGTGCTGTTGGTAAACGTGATATTGGTCATTTTTTCCCGGATACGGATATGGCTTATAAGGATGCGGATTCGGCGGAATTGTTGCGTGTTGTTTGGGCGGAGATTGAGGCGGATGGCTATAAGTTGGGCAATATTGATTGTACGATTATAGCGGAAAAACCGAAGATGGCGCCTTATGTGGACGCGATGAAAGTTCGGATTGCGGAGCTTTTGCACGCGACGCCAGAACAGGTGAACGTGAAGGCGACGACATCGGAAAAATTAGGATTTACAGGTCGTGGCGAGGGTATTGCAAGCCTTGCTGTTGTACTTTTAGAAAAATAA
- the epsC gene encoding serine O-acetyltransferase EpsC — MASRMKEDMKVVMENDPAARGYVDAFLNYPGLHAIWWHRFANFFYRHRMIVFSKWLSQVARFLTNVEIHPGATIGRRLFIDHGAGIVIGETAEIGEDVVLFHGVTLGGTGKHKGKRHPTVKNGALISAGAKILGPITICENAKVGAGAVVIKDVPLGATVVGVPAKVVRLNGRVTQHTEPQVEELKRRLAEMEMEFEKIKNKIKKGEDEQ; from the coding sequence ATGGCTAGCCGTATGAAAGAGGATATGAAAGTCGTGATGGAGAATGATCCAGCGGCGCGTGGGTACGTGGATGCGTTTTTGAATTATCCAGGATTGCACGCGATTTGGTGGCACCGATTTGCGAACTTTTTTTATAGACATAGAATGATCGTGTTTTCGAAGTGGTTGTCGCAAGTGGCGCGCTTTTTGACGAATGTGGAGATTCATCCTGGGGCAACGATTGGACGGCGTTTGTTTATCGATCATGGGGCTGGGATTGTAATTGGTGAAACGGCGGAGATTGGCGAGGATGTGGTACTTTTTCACGGGGTTACGCTCGGTGGGACTGGGAAGCATAAGGGGAAACGCCATCCCACGGTGAAAAATGGGGCTTTGATTTCAGCTGGGGCTAAGATTTTAGGGCCGATCACGATTTGTGAGAATGCCAAAGTTGGCGCGGGTGCGGTAGTCATCAAGGATGTACCGCTGGGCGCGACGGTTGTCGGTGTTCCTGCAAAAGTGGTGAGGTTGAACGGGCGTGTGACGCAACATACGGAGCCACAAGTCGAGGAACTTAAACGGCGGCTTGCTGAAATGGAAATGGAATTTGAAAAAATAAAAAATAAGATAAAAAAAGGAGAAGATGAACAATGA
- a CDS encoding acyltransferase family protein, with amino-acid sequence MNQRLIWIDNLKAYGIILVVIGHCVVLSADYPYTGLLMKLIYSFHMPLFFFISGFLFRGKGTGNYFYKKWKTLLVPYFIFQVISVLFINSFYYVTAGQLERDPLSTLLSVFYLNGSVGWNAPLWFLVVLFILDVLYYFFSRLSERTGIQMALVLLSCVVGWLLSETGIKFPFGLQIVFSCFLFYYLGNMTKKYNVLKLLSRSLVVYMLLLTLAGSFLIGSMFWLNGPRLVSMYDNYFGTNYILFVLTALSGIVFSVLLFQMVQKVGVFTVFGKEAIILIGTQYFVLLGFDGVCRVIGIYSPDVYYLIIKVIAILAGYVMSLYVWEKIRLKREVVIE; translated from the coding sequence ATGAATCAGCGACTAATTTGGATAGATAACTTAAAAGCCTATGGGATAATTTTAGTTGTTATTGGCCATTGTGTTGTACTGTCGGCAGATTATCCATATACTGGACTGCTGATGAAATTGATTTATTCTTTTCATATGCCGCTGTTCTTTTTTATCTCGGGATTTTTGTTTCGCGGGAAAGGAACTGGGAATTATTTTTACAAAAAGTGGAAAACGTTGCTTGTTCCATATTTTATATTTCAGGTCATTTCTGTGCTCTTTATCAATAGTTTTTATTATGTTACAGCTGGGCAATTGGAGCGAGATCCATTGAGCACATTGTTAAGTGTTTTCTATCTGAATGGTAGCGTTGGGTGGAATGCACCGCTATGGTTTTTAGTGGTTTTATTTATTCTGGATGTGTTGTATTATTTCTTTAGTAGGTTGAGCGAACGCACAGGGATACAAATGGCGCTTGTTTTGTTGAGTTGTGTGGTTGGCTGGTTGTTAAGTGAGACTGGTATCAAATTTCCATTTGGATTGCAGATTGTATTTTCTTGTTTTCTTTTTTATTATTTAGGTAATATGACGAAGAAATACAATGTGTTGAAATTACTATCAAGAAGCTTGGTTGTATATATGTTGCTTTTAACTTTAGCTGGGAGTTTTCTTATTGGAAGTATGTTCTGGCTTAACGGACCAAGGCTTGTTAGCATGTATGATAATTATTTTGGAACGAATTATATACTTTTTGTATTAACTGCTCTAAGTGGGATTGTGTTTTCTGTATTGCTTTTTCAAATGGTGCAAAAAGTGGGAGTTTTTACGGTATTTGGGAAAGAGGCTATTATTCTCATAGGGACGCAGTACTTTGTCTTATTAGGATTTGATGGGGTTTGCAGAGTGATCGGAATCTATTCGCCAGATGTATATTATTTGATTATAAAAGTAATTGCTATTTTAGCAGGATATGTGATGAGCTTGTATGTATGGGAAAAAATAAGATTGAAGCGAGAAGTTGTGATAGAATAG
- the cysS gene encoding cysteine--tRNA ligase, with protein MTLQIFNTLSREKEAFVPLEDGKVKMYVCGPTVYNYIHIGNARPIIVFDTVRRYLTYRGFDVNFVSNFTDVDDKLIRAAHELELTVPEVAERFIGAYFEDVHQLNVHDANVHPRVTEDMDDIIAFINALIEKDYAYESAGDVYFRTKRFKEYGKLSQQPLDELQHGIRVEANERKEDELDFTLWKTAKPGEISWESPWGAGRPGWHIECSAMARKYLGDTIDIHAGGQDLIFPHHEDEIAQSEALTGKPFANYWMHNGYMNIDGEKMSKSLGNFVTLHEVLEEHNANVIRFFMLSVHYRRPISYSEALLQDAENGLDRLRTAYQNVDHRIQVEEDDYSGTPEADDWLEQLTELKRQFEDEMDDDFNTANAISVFYELAKRANIYLSHDQISITVLREFLSMMTLFADVLGFKLDVEAADNGLTDEQIEDLIEERIQARNERDFARSDAIRDMLKEKQIILEDTAQGTRWKRG; from the coding sequence ATGACTTTGCAAATTTTTAATACATTGTCTCGTGAGAAGGAGGCGTTTGTGCCACTGGAAGATGGGAAGGTCAAGATGTATGTTTGTGGGCCGACTGTTTATAACTATATTCATATTGGAAATGCAAGGCCAATTATTGTGTTTGATACGGTGCGTCGTTATTTGACGTATCGCGGATTTGATGTGAATTTTGTGTCGAATTTTACGGATGTGGATGATAAATTGATTCGAGCGGCGCATGAGCTTGAGTTGACGGTTCCTGAGGTTGCGGAGCGCTTTATTGGGGCTTATTTTGAGGATGTGCATCAGTTGAACGTGCATGATGCGAATGTGCACCCGCGTGTGACGGAGGATATGGATGATATTATTGCGTTTATTAATGCGCTGATTGAGAAGGATTATGCGTATGAATCGGCGGGCGACGTGTATTTTCGTACGAAGCGGTTTAAGGAGTATGGCAAATTGTCACAGCAACCGTTGGATGAATTGCAGCACGGGATTCGTGTGGAGGCAAATGAACGTAAAGAGGATGAGCTTGATTTTACGTTATGGAAGACGGCTAAACCTGGGGAAATTTCGTGGGAAAGTCCTTGGGGAGCAGGGCGTCCGGGGTGGCATATTGAATGTTCGGCAATGGCGCGTAAATACTTGGGTGATACGATTGATATTCATGCTGGTGGGCAAGATTTAATTTTCCCGCATCATGAAGATGAAATTGCGCAGTCGGAGGCGCTCACGGGCAAGCCTTTTGCGAATTACTGGATGCATAATGGCTATATGAATATTGATGGTGAAAAAATGTCGAAGTCGCTGGGCAATTTTGTGACGTTGCATGAGGTTTTGGAGGAACATAATGCGAATGTGATACGGTTCTTCATGTTGTCGGTGCATTATCGCAGGCCGATTTCTTATAGTGAGGCGTTGCTTCAGGATGCTGAAAATGGACTCGATCGGTTGCGGACGGCTTATCAAAATGTGGACCACAGAATTCAGGTGGAGGAAGATGATTATTCTGGTACGCCAGAAGCGGATGATTGGTTAGAGCAGTTGACGGAGCTTAAGCGTCAGTTTGAAGATGAGATGGATGATGATTTCAACACGGCAAATGCGATTTCGGTCTTTTATGAATTGGCAAAACGGGCGAATATTTATTTGAGTCATGATCAAATTTCGATAACGGTTTTGCGTGAATTTTTAAGTATGATGACATTGTTTGCGGATGTATTGGGCTTCAAGTTAGATGTGGAAGCGGCGGATAATGGTTTGACGGATGAGCAGATAGAGGACCTGATCGAGGAGCGGATTCAGGCGCGTAATGAACGTGATTTTGCAAGATCGGATGCGATTCGTGATATGTTGAAGGAAAAACAAATTATATTGGAAGATACAGCTCAGGGCACGCGCTGGAAGAGGGGTTAA
- the ispD gene encoding 2-C-methyl-D-erythritol 4-phosphate cytidylyltransferase — MKYELILLAAGQGKRMELGRNKMWLELSGHVLFLHTIRTFLEDDACCRIVVVAQEDELAYVQAMIDELHVEKEILIVMGGSERQYSVAKGLAECGQMADVVLVHDGARPFVDQAMIDRLLDDVAVHGATICGMPVKDTMKRVRNGMVEETIDRSVLWQVQTPQAFRTEILKRAHEIAHEADFLGTDEASLVERLGVTVHMVEGSYNNMKVTTPEDVAFAEAILQEKWRDRI, encoded by the coding sequence ATGAAATATGAATTGATTCTTTTGGCCGCGGGTCAGGGAAAACGAATGGAATTGGGACGGAATAAAATGTGGCTGGAACTTTCGGGGCATGTTTTGTTTTTGCATACGATTCGGACGTTTTTAGAGGATGATGCTTGTTGCCGGATTGTGGTTGTGGCACAGGAAGATGAGCTTGCGTATGTGCAGGCGATGATTGATGAGCTGCATGTGGAAAAGGAGATTTTGATTGTGATGGGAGGCTCGGAGCGACAGTATAGTGTGGCGAAGGGGCTCGCGGAATGTGGTCAGATGGCGGACGTTGTTTTGGTGCATGACGGGGCGCGGCCTTTTGTGGATCAGGCGATGATTGATCGGTTGTTGGATGACGTTGCTGTGCACGGCGCGACGATTTGTGGGATGCCTGTGAAGGATACGATGAAACGGGTGCGAAACGGCATGGTGGAAGAGACGATTGATCGCTCGGTGTTATGGCAAGTACAGACGCCGCAAGCTTTTCGGACGGAGATTTTGAAGCGGGCACACGAGATTGCGCACGAGGCGGATTTTCTAGGAACGGATGAGGCTAGTCTTGTGGAACGGCTTGGTGTGACGGTTCATATGGTCGAGGGCAGTTACAATAATATGAAGGTGACGACGCCTGAGGATGTTGCTTTTGCGGAAGCGATTTTGCAGGAGAAATGGAGGGATCGGATATGA